A single window of Zea mays cultivar B73 chromosome 10, Zm-B73-REFERENCE-NAM-5.0, whole genome shotgun sequence DNA harbors:
- the LOC103641142 gene encoding probable LRR receptor-like serine/threonine-protein kinase At1g56130 isoform X1 gives MNLLTGRRQSDARRKRTQRTPLLRTNEGASEMDMAGRSRCRCSSHGRLLWLLLACSWVAAARGQQTARTDPAEAAALSTILGRWGLKASPGWNISGELCSGVAVDDTDVDNSPTINPSIKCDCSYDDNTVCHITKLRVYGLNVVGQIPAELENLTYLSNLNLMQNYLTGPVPSFIGKFPMQYLSLAINPLSGTLPKELGNLTDLISLGISLNNFTGELPPELGNLSKLEQIYFDSSGFSGPFPSTFSKLKNLKILWASDNDFTGKIPDFIGNLTQLEVLRFQGNSFEGPIPKSLSNLTKLTTLRIGDVVNGSSSLSFISNLTSLDVLILRNCRISDTLATVNFSNLAGLTLLDLSFNNLTGQIPQSILNLDNLGFLFLGNNSLSGSLPDIKSPSLNNLDFSYNQLSGSFPSWATQNNLQLNLVANNFILGSSNNSILPSGLNCLQQDIPCFRGSPEYSSIAVDCGSNKSFRGLDNTFYEMDPTNIGAASYYVTGQTRWGVSNVGKFNEAPNGSYTIDSSEQFQNALDSQLFQTARMSPSSLRYYGIGLENGNYTVELQFAEFAYPESPTWQSTGRRVFDIYIQGGLKEKNFDIRKTAGGKSYVAVYKKYNATVSKNFLEIHLFWAGKGTCCIPTQGYYGPMISALSVTPNFTPTVRNGVPKKKSKAGAIVGIVIGASVLGLAALAGIFMLVQKRRRAAQQQEELYNMVGRPNIFSNAELKLATDNFSSQNILGEGGYGPVYKGKLPDERVIAVKQLSQTSHQGKSQFVTEVATISAVQHRNLVKLYGCCIDSSTPLLVYEYHENGSLDRALFGDSGTILDWPTRFEIILGIARGLTYLHEESSVRIVHRDIKASNVLLDTDLTPKISDFGLAKLFDEKKTHVSTKIAGTFGYLAPEYAMRGHLTEKADVFAFGVLAMETVAGRPNTDNSLEEHRIYLFEWAWELYERDQALGILDARIEESDGEEAVIRVINVALLCTQGSPHQRPPMSRVVKMLTGDIEVPEVVTKPSYITEWQRRGGNSSYVTSGYSGDTTGEFSVQRETTAPLTPSPAMTGVIDDGR, from the exons ATGAACCTGCTGACAGGGAGACGACAATCAGATGCGCGAAGGAAGAGAACACAACGCACGCCGCTGCTA AGAACGAACGAGGGAGCGAGCGAGATGGATATGGCAGGCCGCAGCAGGTGCAGGTGCAGCAGCCATGGACGACTCCTCTGGCTGCTTCTCGCGTGCTCGTGGGTGGCAGCCGCGAGAGGCCAGCAAACAGCACGGACTGATCCAGCCGAAG CGGCGGCACTGAGCACGATCCTGGGGCGATGGGGGCTGAAGGCGTCGCCGGGGTGGAACATCAGCGGCGAGCTCTGCAGCGGCGTCGCCGTCGACGACACCGACGTCGACAACAGCCCCACCATCAACCCGAGCATCAAGTGCGACTGCTCCTACGACGACAACACCGTTTGTCACATCACCAAACT GAGAGTGTATGGCTTGAATGTTGTCGGCCAGATACCAGCCGAGCTGGAGAACCTCACCTATCTCAGTAACCT GAACCTGATGCAGAATTATTTGACAGGTCCCGTGCCTTCATTCATCGGGAAATTTCCCATGCAGTATTT ATCTCTGGCTATCAATCCGCTATCTGGAACACTTCCAAAGGAACTTGGGAACCTTACTGATCTTATCTCACT GGGCATTAGCTTGAACAACTTTACTGGTGAACTTCCGCCTGAACTGGGCAACTTGTCCAAACTGGAGCAAAT ATATTTTGACAGCTCTGGCTTCAGTGGTCCATTCCCTTCAACATTCTCGAAGCTTAAGAACTTGAAGATCCT CTGGGCATCGGACAACGACTTCACAGGAAAAATACCTGATTTCATTGGGAACCTGACTCAGTTGGAAGTTCT GAGATTTCAAGGAAATTCTTTTGAAGGCCCAATCCCAAAAAGTCTGTCCAATCTAACCAAATTGACAACCTT ACGGATCGGTGATGTTGTGAATGGGAGCTCTTCATTGTCCTTTATCAGTAACTTGACATCTTTGGATGTCCT GATATTAAGAAATTGCAGGATATCTGATACTCTTGCAACAGTAAATTTTTCTAATCTAGCTGGATTGACCTTATT GGACTTGAGCTTTAACAATCTCACAGGCCAAATTCCACAGTCCATACTGAACTTGGACAACCTTGGATTCTT GTTTCTCGGAAATAACAGCCTTTCTGGAAGCCTGCCTGATATTAAAAGCCCTTCACTAAACAATTT AGATTTTTCTTACAACCAGCTCTCTGGTAGCTTTCCTTCTTGGGCTACCCAGAATAATTTGCAATT GAACTTGGTGGCCAACAACTTCATTCTTGGTAGCAGCAACAACAG CATTCTGCCTTCAGGCCTAAACTGTCTCCAACAAGATATTCCTTGTTTCCGTGGCTCTCCGGAAT ATTCCTCCATTGCCGTAGACTGTGGAAGTAACAAATCATTTAGGGGCTTAGATAATACTTTTTATGAAATGGATCCTACAAATATTGGAGCTGCATCATATTATGTTACTGGTCAAACAAGATGGGGTGTTAGCAATGTTGGAAAATTTAATGAGGCCCCAAATGGAAGTTATACAATAGATAGTTCCGAGCAGTTTCAGAATGCACTGGATTCACAACTGTTCCAAACAGCAAGGATGTCACCATCATCGCTACGGTACTATGGCATTGGACTTGAGAATGGAAATTATACTGTTGAGCTTCAGTTTGCAGAGTTTGCTTATCCAGAATCACCCACCTGGCAAAGCACTGGAAGGAGAGTTTTTGACATATACATCCAG GGTGGTCTGAAAGAAAAGAATTTCGACATAAGGAAGACGGCTGGTGGAAAATCATATGTTGCAGTATATAAGAAATACAATGCAACTGTGTCCAAAAACTTCCTTGAGATCCATCTCTTCTGGGCAGGCAAGGGCACTTGTTGCATTCCAACTCAAGGGTATTATGGACCCATGATCTCAGCATTGAGTGTGACACCAA ATTTTACTCCTACTGTGCGAAATGGTGTTCCCAAAAAGAAAAGCAAAGCAGGGGCAATTGTTGGAATAGTAATTGGTGCTTCTGTCTTAGGACTAGCCGCCTTAGCTGGAATCTTTATGCTGGTACAGAAGAGAAGAAGAGCAGCACAGCAGCAAGAAG AGCTTTACAACATGGTGGGAAGGCCAAACATCTTCAGTAATGCTGAACTAAAGTTAGCTACAGATAATTTCAGTTCTCAAAATATTCTTGGAGAAGGCGGATATGGACCAGTTTATAAG GGTAAGCTACCTGATGAGAGGGTAATAGCTGTGAAGCAACTTTCCCAAACATCACATCAGGGGAAAAGCCAGTTTGTGACAGAAGTGGCCACAATTTCTGCTGTGCAGCACCGCAATCTAGTGAAGCTATATGGTTGCTGCATTGACAGTAGCACCCCCCTGCTGGTCTACGAGTACCATGAGAACGGAAGCCTTGATCGAGCACTCTTTG GTGACAGTGGTACGATCCTTGACTGGCCAACTCGCTTCGAGATCATTTTAGGTATTGCAAGAGGCCTAACCTATCTTCATGAGGAGTCCAGCGTGCGCATCGTGCATAGGGACATCAAGGCCAGCAATGTTCTACTTGACACCGACCTCACGCCCAAGATTTCCGATTTCGGGCTTGCCAAGCTCTTTGATGAGAAGAAGACTCATGTCAGCACTAAAATCGCAGGCACGTT TGGCTACCTGGCGCCTGAGTATGCAATGAGAGGCCATCTGACTGAAAAGGCCGACGTCTTCGCCTTCGGGGTATTGGCAATGGAGACTGTCGCAGGTCGACCAAACACTGACAATTCCTTGGAGGAACACAGGATCTATCTCTTTGAGTGG GCCTGGGAGCTGTACGAGAGGGACCAAGCACTTGGCATCCTGGACGCAAGGATCGAAGAATCCGACGGTGAAGAGGCAGTCATCAGAGTCATCAATGTTGCGCTCCTCTGCACGCAGGGTTCGCCTCACCAGCGGCCACCGATGTCGCGTGTAGTGAAGATGCTCACCGGAGACATCGAGGTGCCTGAGGTGGTGACCAAGCCAAGCTACATCACTGAGTGGCAGCGCAGGGGTGGGAACAGCAGCTATGTTACCAGCGGCTACTCTGGCGACACGACCGGGGAGTTCAGCGTGCAGAGGGAGACGACTGCGCCTCTCACCCCGTCGCCGGCGATGACTGGAGTCATCGACGACGGGCGGTGA
- the LOC103641142 gene encoding probable LRR receptor-like serine/threonine-protein kinase At1g56130 isoform X2 — protein sequence MDMAGRSRCRCSSHGRLLWLLLACSWVAAARGQQTARTDPAEAAALSTILGRWGLKASPGWNISGELCSGVAVDDTDVDNSPTINPSIKCDCSYDDNTVCHITKLRVYGLNVVGQIPAELENLTYLSNLNLMQNYLTGPVPSFIGKFPMQYLSLAINPLSGTLPKELGNLTDLISLGISLNNFTGELPPELGNLSKLEQIYFDSSGFSGPFPSTFSKLKNLKILWASDNDFTGKIPDFIGNLTQLEVLRFQGNSFEGPIPKSLSNLTKLTTLRIGDVVNGSSSLSFISNLTSLDVLILRNCRISDTLATVNFSNLAGLTLLDLSFNNLTGQIPQSILNLDNLGFLFLGNNSLSGSLPDIKSPSLNNLDFSYNQLSGSFPSWATQNNLQLNLVANNFILGSSNNSILPSGLNCLQQDIPCFRGSPEYSSIAVDCGSNKSFRGLDNTFYEMDPTNIGAASYYVTGQTRWGVSNVGKFNEAPNGSYTIDSSEQFQNALDSQLFQTARMSPSSLRYYGIGLENGNYTVELQFAEFAYPESPTWQSTGRRVFDIYIQGGLKEKNFDIRKTAGGKSYVAVYKKYNATVSKNFLEIHLFWAGKGTCCIPTQGYYGPMISALSVTPNFTPTVRNGVPKKKSKAGAIVGIVIGASVLGLAALAGIFMLVQKRRRAAQQQEELYNMVGRPNIFSNAELKLATDNFSSQNILGEGGYGPVYKGKLPDERVIAVKQLSQTSHQGKSQFVTEVATISAVQHRNLVKLYGCCIDSSTPLLVYEYHENGSLDRALFGDSGTILDWPTRFEIILGIARGLTYLHEESSVRIVHRDIKASNVLLDTDLTPKISDFGLAKLFDEKKTHVSTKIAGTFGYLAPEYAMRGHLTEKADVFAFGVLAMETVAGRPNTDNSLEEHRIYLFEWAWELYERDQALGILDARIEESDGEEAVIRVINVALLCTQGSPHQRPPMSRVVKMLTGDIEVPEVVTKPSYITEWQRRGGNSSYVTSGYSGDTTGEFSVQRETTAPLTPSPAMTGVIDDGR from the exons ATGGATATGGCAGGCCGCAGCAGGTGCAGGTGCAGCAGCCATGGACGACTCCTCTGGCTGCTTCTCGCGTGCTCGTGGGTGGCAGCCGCGAGAGGCCAGCAAACAGCACGGACTGATCCAGCCGAAG CGGCGGCACTGAGCACGATCCTGGGGCGATGGGGGCTGAAGGCGTCGCCGGGGTGGAACATCAGCGGCGAGCTCTGCAGCGGCGTCGCCGTCGACGACACCGACGTCGACAACAGCCCCACCATCAACCCGAGCATCAAGTGCGACTGCTCCTACGACGACAACACCGTTTGTCACATCACCAAACT GAGAGTGTATGGCTTGAATGTTGTCGGCCAGATACCAGCCGAGCTGGAGAACCTCACCTATCTCAGTAACCT GAACCTGATGCAGAATTATTTGACAGGTCCCGTGCCTTCATTCATCGGGAAATTTCCCATGCAGTATTT ATCTCTGGCTATCAATCCGCTATCTGGAACACTTCCAAAGGAACTTGGGAACCTTACTGATCTTATCTCACT GGGCATTAGCTTGAACAACTTTACTGGTGAACTTCCGCCTGAACTGGGCAACTTGTCCAAACTGGAGCAAAT ATATTTTGACAGCTCTGGCTTCAGTGGTCCATTCCCTTCAACATTCTCGAAGCTTAAGAACTTGAAGATCCT CTGGGCATCGGACAACGACTTCACAGGAAAAATACCTGATTTCATTGGGAACCTGACTCAGTTGGAAGTTCT GAGATTTCAAGGAAATTCTTTTGAAGGCCCAATCCCAAAAAGTCTGTCCAATCTAACCAAATTGACAACCTT ACGGATCGGTGATGTTGTGAATGGGAGCTCTTCATTGTCCTTTATCAGTAACTTGACATCTTTGGATGTCCT GATATTAAGAAATTGCAGGATATCTGATACTCTTGCAACAGTAAATTTTTCTAATCTAGCTGGATTGACCTTATT GGACTTGAGCTTTAACAATCTCACAGGCCAAATTCCACAGTCCATACTGAACTTGGACAACCTTGGATTCTT GTTTCTCGGAAATAACAGCCTTTCTGGAAGCCTGCCTGATATTAAAAGCCCTTCACTAAACAATTT AGATTTTTCTTACAACCAGCTCTCTGGTAGCTTTCCTTCTTGGGCTACCCAGAATAATTTGCAATT GAACTTGGTGGCCAACAACTTCATTCTTGGTAGCAGCAACAACAG CATTCTGCCTTCAGGCCTAAACTGTCTCCAACAAGATATTCCTTGTTTCCGTGGCTCTCCGGAAT ATTCCTCCATTGCCGTAGACTGTGGAAGTAACAAATCATTTAGGGGCTTAGATAATACTTTTTATGAAATGGATCCTACAAATATTGGAGCTGCATCATATTATGTTACTGGTCAAACAAGATGGGGTGTTAGCAATGTTGGAAAATTTAATGAGGCCCCAAATGGAAGTTATACAATAGATAGTTCCGAGCAGTTTCAGAATGCACTGGATTCACAACTGTTCCAAACAGCAAGGATGTCACCATCATCGCTACGGTACTATGGCATTGGACTTGAGAATGGAAATTATACTGTTGAGCTTCAGTTTGCAGAGTTTGCTTATCCAGAATCACCCACCTGGCAAAGCACTGGAAGGAGAGTTTTTGACATATACATCCAG GGTGGTCTGAAAGAAAAGAATTTCGACATAAGGAAGACGGCTGGTGGAAAATCATATGTTGCAGTATATAAGAAATACAATGCAACTGTGTCCAAAAACTTCCTTGAGATCCATCTCTTCTGGGCAGGCAAGGGCACTTGTTGCATTCCAACTCAAGGGTATTATGGACCCATGATCTCAGCATTGAGTGTGACACCAA ATTTTACTCCTACTGTGCGAAATGGTGTTCCCAAAAAGAAAAGCAAAGCAGGGGCAATTGTTGGAATAGTAATTGGTGCTTCTGTCTTAGGACTAGCCGCCTTAGCTGGAATCTTTATGCTGGTACAGAAGAGAAGAAGAGCAGCACAGCAGCAAGAAG AGCTTTACAACATGGTGGGAAGGCCAAACATCTTCAGTAATGCTGAACTAAAGTTAGCTACAGATAATTTCAGTTCTCAAAATATTCTTGGAGAAGGCGGATATGGACCAGTTTATAAG GGTAAGCTACCTGATGAGAGGGTAATAGCTGTGAAGCAACTTTCCCAAACATCACATCAGGGGAAAAGCCAGTTTGTGACAGAAGTGGCCACAATTTCTGCTGTGCAGCACCGCAATCTAGTGAAGCTATATGGTTGCTGCATTGACAGTAGCACCCCCCTGCTGGTCTACGAGTACCATGAGAACGGAAGCCTTGATCGAGCACTCTTTG GTGACAGTGGTACGATCCTTGACTGGCCAACTCGCTTCGAGATCATTTTAGGTATTGCAAGAGGCCTAACCTATCTTCATGAGGAGTCCAGCGTGCGCATCGTGCATAGGGACATCAAGGCCAGCAATGTTCTACTTGACACCGACCTCACGCCCAAGATTTCCGATTTCGGGCTTGCCAAGCTCTTTGATGAGAAGAAGACTCATGTCAGCACTAAAATCGCAGGCACGTT TGGCTACCTGGCGCCTGAGTATGCAATGAGAGGCCATCTGACTGAAAAGGCCGACGTCTTCGCCTTCGGGGTATTGGCAATGGAGACTGTCGCAGGTCGACCAAACACTGACAATTCCTTGGAGGAACACAGGATCTATCTCTTTGAGTGG GCCTGGGAGCTGTACGAGAGGGACCAAGCACTTGGCATCCTGGACGCAAGGATCGAAGAATCCGACGGTGAAGAGGCAGTCATCAGAGTCATCAATGTTGCGCTCCTCTGCACGCAGGGTTCGCCTCACCAGCGGCCACCGATGTCGCGTGTAGTGAAGATGCTCACCGGAGACATCGAGGTGCCTGAGGTGGTGACCAAGCCAAGCTACATCACTGAGTGGCAGCGCAGGGGTGGGAACAGCAGCTATGTTACCAGCGGCTACTCTGGCGACACGACCGGGGAGTTCAGCGTGCAGAGGGAGACGACTGCGCCTCTCACCCCGTCGCCGGCGATGACTGGAGTCATCGACGACGGGCGGTGA
- the LOC100191214 gene encoding AUGMIN subunit 2-like → MAAAQPKPAKRLGGMAEALAIAADLGFPASTTQEDQTSSDKSDDLVKVLRELTVVQRNIANLQVELQGRKDDKNIAHLTHVSEMEKKCESLARMTAILKDVIQNKDRIIARLQQPYSLDCIPVEAEYQKQFSELLLKAASDYGALTASVGDFQWSQNFRESPAVWGEMLRPIPAALASCTRFFEAMSAMRESFSTLQKLRVGHSSLSITPSDSSDDSKFLTPPQWRDGSILDSWKQMDDINLESSGIDAMNQRRLSWPSIKRDP, encoded by the exons ATGGCGGCGGCGCAGCCGAAGCCGGCCAAGAGGCTGGGCGGCATGGCGGAGGCGCTCGCCATCGCCGCCGACCTCGGATTCCCCGCCTCTACCACGCAG GAAGATCAGACTAGCTCCGACAAAAGCGATGATTTGGTGAAGGTTTTGAGGGAACTGACTGTCGTGCAGAGGAACATTGCCAACTTGCAAGTGGAGCTACAGGGAAGAAAG GATGATAAAAACATTGCTCATTTGACTCATGTGAGTGAGATGGAAAAGAAGTGCGAGTCTTTGGCCAGAATGACTGCAATTTTGAAAGATGTAATTCAGAACAAG GATCGTATTATTGCTCGGCTGCAACAGCCTTATTCCCTTGACTGCATACCAGTTGAAGCTGAATACCAG AAACAATTCTCGGAGCTACTTCTGAAAGCAGCAAGTGACTATGGGGCATTGACAGCATCAGTCGGCGATTTCCAGTGGAGCCAAAACTTTAGGGAATCACCAGCTGTCTGGGGG GAAATGCTGCGACCGATTCCTGCTGCACTTGCTTCCTGCACCCGGTTCTTCGAGGCAATGTCTGCGATGAGGGAATCCTTTTCTACTCTTCAGAAACTACGCGTTGGCCATTCCTCTCTGTCAATAACCCCAAGTGACTCCAGCGACGATTCAAAGTTCTTGACGCCACCTCAGTGGAGAGACGGCTCGATACTCGATAGCTGGAAGCAAATGGATGACATCAACCTGGAGAGCAGTGGAATTGACGCCATGAATCAGAGGAGGTTGTCTTGGCCCTCCATCAAGAGGGACCCGTAG